The Pseudomonadota bacterium DNA segment TTCCACCGTCCGGAATTTCCTGGAAATGCTCAAAATCAGGGATGAAAAGGAGTTCAGGGAGCTGCTGGGTGAGGTGAAGGTGGCGGTCATCGGCCCGATCACCGCCCGGACCGCCGAGAAGAAAGGCCTCAAAATAGATGTGCAGCCCGAGGTGTACACCATCCCCGCCATGGTAAAAGCCATCACCGACTTTTACACCCTGCGGGTATAAGTCTCGATGTCTCGCGAGCTCGCATTCGCCCAGGGGCATAAGTTTCGGATAAGCAGGCACGCTTTTCAACGTAACTAATCGGTACGGGCAGACGAGCTGCCCGACTTAAGCTTTACCACGCCGACTCGTGATACCAAGGCGTCCAACAATTCAGGACAGGATCGCGATGACTCTTTCCGCGTTTCATCCCCTCTTTATTCTCGGATTTATTCTGGTTGCAGGTTATTTCGCCGGCAAGGGTGCCAATCTTCTCCGGCTGCCGAGAATCAGCGGCTATATTGTCAGCGGACTGGTTTTTTCGCCTTCAATCAGCGGTCTGCTCTCACTTCACCAGATCGAAGACCTTTTCAATTTCACCTCCGAAATCGCCCTTGGGTTCATCGCCTATTCCATTGGTGGAAGCCTGCTGATCTCAAGGATTCGGGGGTTGGGAAAAGAAATCTTGTGGATCAACTTCGCCGAGGGAACCGGCGCTTTTATCTGCAGCTGCCTCGCCGTTTATCTGTCGGGACACTTTCTCCCCGGGATCATCAGTGAAAACGGCAGCACCTTCCTCTCGGTGATCCTTGTTCTGGGGGGCATTTCGGTTGCAACCGCCCCGGCAGCAACCATGGCGGTTCTCCATGAACTCCGGGCCCGGGGCCCCCTCACCACCACCCTGCTCGGGGTTGTCGCATTGGACGACGCCCTGAGCATCATTATTTTTGCCGGCGCCATCACCATCGCCGGTCAACTGCTGTTCAGCAGCACGGACGTTTCTCTTGTTCTGCAGGGGATTATGACTATTGTCGGCGCTGTGACGGTTGGTCTGGCGGCGGGACTTGTTTTCAGCAAATTTCTCGACCCGTCGAAACGGCCTGAGGCCAATTTCATGCTGACCCTCGGGGTGATCTTTCTGGTCAGCGGTTTAGCTCATAAGTTAAATTTTTCGCCACTCCTGGCCAATATGGTGACCGGGTTTGTCATTATCAACAAGGTCAGGCACGCTGATGATTTATTCCATCAACTGGATATTATCGAGGAAACCGTGTTCTGTCTGTTTTTCACCCTTGCCGCCGCCCATTTCGACATGAAGGTTTTCGCCACGTCCGCCTCTCTCGGCATGATCCTTCTCGTCGGACGATTTGCCGGCAAACTGGGCGGCACCTATATCGGCGGCAGAATTGCCAAAGCTTCACCCCTGATCTACCGAAATCTCGGCATGGCCCTTTTGCCGCAGGCAGGCCTTTCTCTGGGGCTGATCTTTCTTGCCCGGCCGATATTGCCGGCAGAGGTTTTCGATGTTTTGCTCAGTGCGATGCTGGTCTCAATCATCCTGAATGAAATTATTTCCCCGCCTCTGGTGAAATGGGCGATTATGAACGCAGGCGAGACAAATAACGACAGGTGAATCTATGAAAATAAAAGAGATCATGGAGCATATCAAGGACCGGGAACTTCCTTGTGTCTCGAGCGATAGCGACATCGGCGAAGTGATCCGGGTGGCGGTTCGTTTTCCCCATACCCGCCTGGTTTATGTGGTCGACGAGCAGGGCCGGCTCCTTGGCGCAATCACCATCGGCTCGCTGATCCGGCATCTGTATCCATATCATTATAATGACAAGATCCACCCTCGGGATATCCTGCGGAACATCCATGTCGAAAAGGCCGCCCATCTCATGAGCAGCGGCAACGTCAACGCTTCTCCCGATGAAACCGTGGATGCCGTTTTCAAGCGCATGGCCGGCACCGGGGCCAAGGAGATGGCGGTAGTTGACGGGAACGGCCGTATTCTGGCTGATATTACCGCGATCGATCTTCTGAAATATTATGAATTATAGGATATAGAGAATTTAGTGTTCATCGAATCATTACAATCAGGAAATTGTCCATGTTCTGTGCTTTCTGCAAAAAAGGAATCCCCGCTGGAAGGATCATGTTTCGGGATGAGTGTGACCATTGCGGGCGGGATCTGCATATCTGCCTGAATTGTGCCTTTTATGATCCCAATGTATCTCGTGAGTGCCGGGAGCCGGCAATTCCCGATGCGGTGCATGACAAGGAAAGAAAAAACCTCTGCGAATATTTTAAAATGAAGGGCGGAGAGAATGACGCGGCTTATGAATCGGAAAGTGAGGCCGCCCGTCGGAAACTTGAAGAGCTTTTTAAATAAGAACCATTTTGGACAAAGCAGACCCTGCAATATGAGCAAAGGCCTGCATTCTTTCTTGCACATTATGCGCTATTCAGCGTGTTTCATATTCCTGTAAATAATCGCTGGCAAGGTTTTTTGGTGTCTGGGCAAGGATATGAGGTAACAGCAGGGATCCTCGTAATTTTCCGGTATTGAAATTCCCGGATAAATTTTATAACTTGAATCAGTTTGTCAGTCTCTACTGATGGACATTCGCCCTGCTATCCGAACATCCCCTTGCCATCTAATGTGGATGGATTTCGTTCGGGTGGCAGGGCCTTTTTGTATGGTGGCGGAAATGGATGCCACAGGGGGAGCAGTTTCTGCTTCTCATATCATTTCGCACTCAACCGCATGCTGATGTCACAGGCCGGTGCAGAATGGGTGAGGGCACCTACGGAGATGATATTGATTCCGGTTTCGGCAATGTCCCGAATCGTCTCCAGATTGACCCCTCCGGAGGCCTCAAGCAGTGCTCTCCCGGCGACAATTTCGACGGCCTCGCGCATCAGGTCGCAACTCATGTTGTCGAGCATGATGATCTCAACCCCGCAGGTAAGACATTCCCGCACCTGAGCAAGACTTTCAGTTTCCACTTCGATCTTCAGAGTGTGCGGTGCCCGGGACCGTACCATTTCCACCGCCCTGGTGATCGACCCGCACGCCTCAATATGGTTGTCCTTGATCAGAACCCCGTCAGCCAGACTCATCCGGTGGTTATGGCCACCACCTGCCCGGACCGCATATTTCTCAAGAACCCTGAGGCCGGGGGTGGTCTTTCTGGTATCAACCACCGTCACGGGAAGGTCTTTTACTTTCTCCACATATCGGGCGGTCAGGGTGGCGATCCCGCATAATCTCTGGACCAGATTGAGGGCGACCCGTTCCGCTTTCAACAGGTCGAGAACCGGACCTTCGGCGCTCAGAATTTCATCCCCGACAGAAACTCCTGCCCCGTCCTGAATTCCCCGGCAGGTGATTGTTTCGTTCTGACAATAAAACACTTCCGGCGCCACGGTCTCAAGTCCGGCGGCTATAAAATCATCCTTGGCAATAAAGATGGCCTTTCCCGGCTGGTCGGGAGGGAAAATCGGCTCGCTGGTAATATCTCCCTGGCCGATATCTTCCGCCAGAAAGCTTGTGATGATTTTCCGCAGATACTGGCTGTCCATAGATCAATTCTTCTTCATGGGTCATGGGTGGATGGGAAAAATCTGTTGATAATTGACAGATTATGAAAGAGGATACTATTTGGCAAGCACTTTAACGGAGGAGAGGGTGATTGCTGTTTCTCCCGCCCCGAAAACTCGCTTTTCACCCCGCGGTGACTCACTTCAGTCCCCCTTGGGTACAAGTTTCGTATGGGCAGACAAGCTGCTCAACTCAATTTTTACCGACTATCAACATGGAGGACCCCGAAAATGTCGAGCAGGATACTCATTCCGATTGCCCCCGGCTGTGAAGAACTGGAAGCGGTGACCATGATCAATCTTTTCCGCCGGGCGGGATTTACGGTGATCACCGCCACCCTTGCCGACCAGGTCGGACCCGTTACCTGCGCCAGAGGAACGCTGATCATCCCTGAAACAACCCTTGACCAGGTGATGGCAAACGAGTTTGACCTGCTCGCCCTGCCCGGCGGGCAACCGGGGACCAACAACCTGATGGCTGATGACCGGGTTCTGTCCCTGGTGCGATCAATGGCAGGCAAAGGGCGCCACATCGCCGCAATCTGTGCCGCCCCGATGGTTCTCGGCAAAGCAGGCATTCTCGAGGGCAAAAGCGCCACCAGTTATCCCGGATCCCTTGAAAAAATGGCACTGAAGAATGTTCGCATAAAGGACGCTCCGGTGGTGATTGACGGCAGAATCATCACTTCCCGGGGACCGGGAACGGCAATGGATTTTTCCCTTGAAATTATCGAGATCCTGGCAGACACCGCCACCCGGAAATCTGTTGAGGCCGGTCTGCAAAGACCTTGCAGTTGACAAACTTTTTTTAGCAGATTCAGGCCATGAGGTATTTGGTTGATTTGGCAGAGCTGTTTTTTATAGAATAAAGAGACCTGACAAAGCACTTAACCGAAATTTCTGGACTTTTATAATGCCGAACGCATTGCTGATCATCGAAGATCCGGCCCAAAAAAAACAGGCTGAGGATTATTTTGCCACAGAAACTTCCGATCTGGAATGCACCATCTCTTCTTCAACCCGAGAGGCTGTCGAAACCTTTCAAACCAGACCGGCCCAAATCATTATCGCTGATGTGAACGATCCAAAAAGTATCGATCAGCTGGTGCTGAATTTTCCAGCCACTCCGATTATCCTTCTTGTGAACAGGTCCGATGCCAGGGAGGCCTTCGCGGCATTGAATACCGGAGTTTCTGATTTTCTGATCAAGGACGGAAACGGAGAATTTCTGAAGGCGATCGACCCCGCAAGCCGGAAAACCCTGGCAATTTTCCATGACCGCGAGGCAAGCCGGAGAAAAAACGAGAAATTGCAGCACGAGCTTGATACCACCTTACGAAATCTTGAAAAGGAAACCACCAGCCACAAGCATACCCTTCTGGAGCTTCTGAGAAGCAACGAAATCTATCGGAACCTTGTTGAAACCAGCTCCGATCGCACCTGGGAAATGGACATCAACATGCATTACACCTTCAGCAGTTCCCAGGTTATTGACATGCTCGGCTACTCACCCGAGGAGACCATCGGCAGGTCTCCTCTTGATTTTATGACCATCGACAATGCGGCCAGGGCAAAAAATTCCTTTGCCGCATTCTATAAATCACAACAGCCTTTCTACCTGCAGGAAAATACTTTCCGGCACCGGGATGGCAGCGAAATGGTTCTTGAATCCAATGCGGTGCCCCTCTTCAAGTCCTCCGGGGAATTCAAGGGTTTCAGAGGCGTTGACCGGAATATCACCAACCGGAAAATGGCCAGGGAAAAGCTCCGCAGAGCCCTGAAAATGCAGAAGACCGCCAACGACCTGATGAAAATCTCCCTTGAACCGGCTGTTTTCAAGGAACAGCTGCAGAACGCCCTGGATCTCATTCTCTCCTGTTCATTTGAGGGTCTGCAGAAAAAAGGGGCCATTTTTACCGTGGAAGATGAACCGGGAATGTTGAATCTTCAGGTCCACAAAGGGTTCTCGGAGGAGCAGACGGTCATCTGTCACAAGATCCCTTTTGGCACCTGTATCTGCGGCAGGGCTGCGGAAAACAGGAAAATAGGCGGCTTCAGGTGCGAGTCCGAGATTCACGACATCAAGATAAAAGGCGCCGAACCGCACAGTCACTGCTGTATTCCGATCGTCCGCGGGGAAGAGGTTCTCGGGATCATCAACCTCTACCTTGATATCGACCATAACTGGGGATCCGAGGAAGAGGAGTTTATGAAATCCCTCGGACAGTCAATGGCTTCGATTATCGTGAGACACCGGACCGACGAAAAGAACAGAAAGCTCCAGGCCCAGGTGGCCTACAGAAAAAAAATGGAGACCATCAGCCGGATGGCCGGCGGGATCGCTCATGATTTCAATAACGTCCTGACCGCAATCAGCGGGTATTCACAGCTGATATTGATGGACTGCAAAAAAGGAACCACGCTTCATGAAAATGCTGAAATCATCAATGAATCGAGCCGGCGAGCGGCGGAACTGGTACGGCAGCTTCTGACCTTCAGCCAGGAACAGAGGACGATCCCCAGCAAAATATCCTTTAACGATATCCTGGACAAGCTTGCCGATGCCATCAGATCGATTGCCGGAGAAAATGTTACCACAACTTTCACCAGGGCCGAAAACCTCTGGGACATCAATATTGATTACGCCCAGATGGACCAGCTGATCATGAATCTGGTTAAAAATGCCCGGGACGCCCTTGAGAAAAACGGCGGGAACCTGCAGATTGAGACCCGAAATATTTCCCTGGGCCATCAGTTTGCCAGATCCCACCACGGTGTCAAACCCGGAGATTATGTTTTGGTAAGTTTCAAGGATGACGGCCCGGGAATTTCTCCCGAGGTCCGGGAGAAAATTTTCGAACCCTTCTTTTCGACCAAGAGCGAGAAAGGGCACGGCCTCGGTCTTGCCACCGTCTACGGCATTGTGAAGCAGAATAACGGCAACATCTTCGTAACCTCGGAACCTGGCAAGGGGGCGACTTTCGAGGTGTATCTTCCCAGAGCGGTTGAAGAAGGAGAAAAATCGACCATTTCAGTTGATCCGGAAATGGAAGGTGGCAAGGAAACGATACTCGTTGTTGATGATGAAAAGGAAATCAGAAATTACGTGGAAAGAGTGCTTGGCGGTCTCGGGTATAATCTGCTGATCGCCGAGGACGGGGTCTCCGCCCTGGAATATTATGAAAACTACGGCGACACCGTCGATCTGCTCCTCACCGATGTCTATATGCCGCGAATGGATGGCATCGAGCTTGCCGCAAGGCTCAGGAACCGGCAGGAAGACATCCGGGTCCTCTACATGTCGGGATTTGCCGACAACCCGGAAGTTCACCGGGATATCATAACCAGAGGCGCCAATTACATGAGCAAACCAATCTCCCCGCAACGCCTCGCCTCCGCTGTCAGAATGATCCTGGACATGCCGACAGACAAGGCTGGACATGCATAGCGAACCGCATTCCCCGCAGCTCGAAGTCTGCGCTATCTGATGCGGGGTGGGTGTGCGAATCTGATGTCAGTACCCTTCCA contains these protein-coding regions:
- the nadC gene encoding carboxylating nicotinate-nucleotide diphosphorylase; this translates as MDSQYLRKIITSFLAEDIGQGDITSEPIFPPDQPGKAIFIAKDDFIAAGLETVAPEVFYCQNETITCRGIQDGAGVSVGDEILSAEGPVLDLLKAERVALNLVQRLCGIATLTARYVEKVKDLPVTVVDTRKTTPGLRVLEKYAVRAGGGHNHRMSLADGVLIKDNHIEACGSITRAVEMVRSRAPHTLKIEVETESLAQVRECLTCGVEIIMLDNMSCDLMREAVEIVAGRALLEASGGVNLETIRDIAETGINIISVGALTHSAPACDISMRLSAK
- a CDS encoding response regulator, with protein sequence MPNALLIIEDPAQKKQAEDYFATETSDLECTISSSTREAVETFQTRPAQIIIADVNDPKSIDQLVLNFPATPIILLVNRSDAREAFAALNTGVSDFLIKDGNGEFLKAIDPASRKTLAIFHDREASRRKNEKLQHELDTTLRNLEKETTSHKHTLLELLRSNEIYRNLVETSSDRTWEMDINMHYTFSSSQVIDMLGYSPEETIGRSPLDFMTIDNAARAKNSFAAFYKSQQPFYLQENTFRHRDGSEMVLESNAVPLFKSSGEFKGFRGVDRNITNRKMAREKLRRALKMQKTANDLMKISLEPAVFKEQLQNALDLILSCSFEGLQKKGAIFTVEDEPGMLNLQVHKGFSEEQTVICHKIPFGTCICGRAAENRKIGGFRCESEIHDIKIKGAEPHSHCCIPIVRGEEVLGIINLYLDIDHNWGSEEEEFMKSLGQSMASIIVRHRTDEKNRKLQAQVAYRKKMETISRMAGGIAHDFNNVLTAISGYSQLILMDCKKGTTLHENAEIINESSRRAAELVRQLLTFSQEQRTIPSKISFNDILDKLADAIRSIAGENVTTTFTRAENLWDINIDYAQMDQLIMNLVKNARDALEKNGGNLQIETRNISLGHQFARSHHGVKPGDYVLVSFKDDGPGISPEVREKIFEPFFSTKSEKGHGLGLATVYGIVKQNNGNIFVTSEPGKGATFEVYLPRAVEEGEKSTISVDPEMEGGKETILVVDDEKEIRNYVERVLGGLGYNLLIAEDGVSALEYYENYGDTVDLLLTDVYMPRMDGIELAARLRNRQEDIRVLYMSGFADNPEVHRDIITRGANYMSKPISPQRLASAVRMILDMPTDKAGHA
- a CDS encoding cation:proton antiporter, translating into MTLSAFHPLFILGFILVAGYFAGKGANLLRLPRISGYIVSGLVFSPSISGLLSLHQIEDLFNFTSEIALGFIAYSIGGSLLISRIRGLGKEILWINFAEGTGAFICSCLAVYLSGHFLPGIISENGSTFLSVILVLGGISVATAPAATMAVLHELRARGPLTTTLLGVVALDDALSIIIFAGAITIAGQLLFSSTDVSLVLQGIMTIVGAVTVGLAAGLVFSKFLDPSKRPEANFMLTLGVIFLVSGLAHKLNFSPLLANMVTGFVIINKVRHADDLFHQLDIIEETVFCLFFTLAAAHFDMKVFATSASLGMILLVGRFAGKLGGTYIGGRIAKASPLIYRNLGMALLPQAGLSLGLIFLARPILPAEVFDVLLSAMLVSIILNEIISPPLVKWAIMNAGETNNDR
- a CDS encoding DJ-1/PfpI family protein; the encoded protein is MSSRILIPIAPGCEELEAVTMINLFRRAGFTVITATLADQVGPVTCARGTLIIPETTLDQVMANEFDLLALPGGQPGTNNLMADDRVLSLVRSMAGKGRHIAAICAAPMVLGKAGILEGKSATSYPGSLEKMALKNVRIKDAPVVIDGRIITSRGPGTAMDFSLEIIEILADTATRKSVEAGLQRPCS
- a CDS encoding CBS domain-containing protein, producing the protein MKIKEIMEHIKDRELPCVSSDSDIGEVIRVAVRFPHTRLVYVVDEQGRLLGAITIGSLIRHLYPYHYNDKIHPRDILRNIHVEKAAHLMSSGNVNASPDETVDAVFKRMAGTGAKEMAVVDGNGRILADITAIDLLKYYEL